A single window of Sulfitobacter sp. JL08 DNA harbors:
- a CDS encoding chaperone modulator CbpM, whose protein sequence is MMLTKSEMLSRIDRLTKSRLDICVTQSWVTPRQGDDGPVFDAFDAARLQLIVDLTEDMAVNDDAVPIILSLVDQLHTMRARLRALDRAVADQDDAVADAIAARLADLIDSD, encoded by the coding sequence ATGATGCTGACCAAATCCGAAATGCTGTCGCGCATCGACCGGCTGACCAAATCGCGGCTTGATATCTGTGTAACGCAATCCTGGGTTACACCGCGTCAGGGTGATGATGGGCCGGTCTTTGACGCGTTCGATGCAGCCCGGTTGCAACTTATCGTCGATCTGACCGAAGATATGGCCGTCAATGACGATGCGGTTCCGATCATCCTGTCGCTTGTCGACCAGTTGCACACTATGCGCGCCCGTTTGCGGGCGCTGGATCGTGCGGTTGCCGATCAGGACGATGCCGTTGCCGATGCGATCGCGGCGCGTCTGGCCGACCTGATCGACAGCGATTAG
- a CDS encoding chemotaxis protein CheB yields MVKKKTQTSGSESSEKADPKPFLVVGLGASAGGLEAFTDFMKAVPEESGMAFVLVHHVDPEHKSMMAELLSRHTKMPVVLAENNMPVVPNHVYVIPPNRYMEIEKGALYLTEPHDARGTRLPINRFLLSLAGDQKQNSVAVILSGTGTDGSSALNQIKAHGGVVLVQDPDEAQHGGMPRSAIASGAVDRVMPIAQMPGIIADFARHIATPEKPQKAPLGEKAREALTAIVTTLKAHSPINFDLYKDGTLLRRIEQRMVLRHMQNAVDYNALLMDSPEEAQNLCRDLLISVTSFFRDPDAYAFLEKSVLPDLIRQFSSGQAVRVWVPACATGEEAYSIAMLLLEQISNARKDIKVQIFASDVDTNALAIARNGVYPDSIANDVSRRRLERFFVKEDHSCRATRELRDSVVFANQNILSDAPFSKLDLVSCRNLLIYLTPEAQKQVFETFHFALNDGGTLFLGMAETVGDDEVMFKPVSKKYRVYKRSGPSRARHLSLGTVTGTRGGIGAYAPPPRTLPGGRRLAEISQRLLIERYSPAAALVNENGEALYLEGRTDKYLKVPSGEVSRDLLAMAREGLHARLGSTLRAARETGAEASGTTSMMRDGQNITVDMTAHPVDVNGSKLILVAFRDANAPSQDTAQLMHNSVNNPLLEQELEKTRADLRNTIREYELTTEDLKASNEEAMSMNEEFQSTNEELETSKEELQSLNEELTTLNSQLQQKIEAERHLSDDLNNLLASSGVATIFLNREHEIMRFTPTARELFSLISKDLGRPISDITSSIDDQALFEDIARVRETLVPRQIEVQAKDGKWYIRRILPYYRTQDEKIDGVVITFSDVTALKDLQSKSIASQRFAENIVNTVREPLLVLNSDQVVVSASRSFHRLFHTKNERIIGKSLFSLAGGQWDIPELRRHLNLVLPENLPIEAFSVTFDIEKMGKRSMVLNARKVADTESGDLILLALEDVTDQKEVRQAMLDREERLSAILNAVPEAIITINTSGIVTSYSPPSARMLGYTRSEMVGRNVNMLMPEPHHSAHDGYISSYLETGEAKIIGTGRDVVARHKSGKPVPVHLKVAEVTIDGERQFIGIIRDLTEETESRRRLEQAQKMEAVGQLTGGIAHDFNNLLTVIIGNIELLEMRPDDPSNKEILNEALGAANLGALLVGKLLSFSKRQPLTPERLELTTLVKNLLPFLKRTLGAQIEIRTGLDGPVDPVMADPGQIENAVLNMAINARDAMPDGGTLNIRAQNVKVDADHIPEATDLADGDYVALSISDTGTGMPPEVLERVFEPFFTTKDQGKGTGLGLPMMLGLARQSGGDVTVSSEPGKGSIVTLYLPAIDPAEPAKTAKRKSDFKKGEATGETILLVEDDLRVRNLARNRLEHLGYSVIEAANGPAALKQLEQSDAIRLMLSDITMPGGMNGYELARTARELYPDLPIILASGFAPDSIEADKDGTLYPLLRKPYDIRTLAAALRQSLGTADT; encoded by the coding sequence ATGGTCAAAAAGAAAACGCAGACATCAGGTTCGGAATCGTCTGAAAAGGCAGATCCGAAGCCGTTTCTGGTTGTCGGGCTCGGGGCATCGGCTGGCGGGCTTGAGGCTTTCACAGATTTTATGAAAGCGGTACCCGAGGAAAGCGGAATGGCGTTTGTTCTGGTGCATCATGTCGATCCGGAACACAAAAGCATGATGGCCGAGCTTTTGTCGCGCCACACCAAGATGCCGGTGGTTCTGGCAGAGAACAACATGCCGGTGGTCCCCAACCACGTCTATGTCATCCCCCCGAACCGCTACATGGAGATCGAAAAAGGCGCGCTTTACCTGACCGAACCGCATGACGCGCGCGGCACCAGACTGCCGATCAACCGGTTTCTGTTGTCGCTGGCGGGGGATCAGAAACAGAACTCTGTGGCAGTGATCCTGTCTGGTACGGGAACGGACGGGTCCAGCGCCTTGAACCAGATCAAGGCACATGGCGGCGTCGTACTGGTGCAGGATCCGGACGAGGCGCAACATGGCGGCATGCCACGCAGTGCCATCGCATCAGGGGCCGTTGACCGCGTCATGCCCATCGCGCAGATGCCCGGTATCATCGCCGATTTCGCCCGCCATATCGCCACGCCGGAAAAACCGCAAAAGGCGCCGTTGGGGGAAAAGGCCCGCGAAGCGCTGACCGCGATTGTCACAACGTTGAAGGCGCATTCTCCGATCAATTTCGATCTTTACAAGGACGGTACGTTGTTGCGCCGGATTGAACAGCGCATGGTGTTGCGCCACATGCAGAATGCCGTGGATTACAACGCGCTGTTGATGGATTCACCGGAAGAGGCGCAAAACCTGTGCCGCGATCTGCTGATCAGTGTCACGTCGTTTTTCCGCGATCCGGATGCCTATGCCTTTCTGGAAAAATCCGTGCTGCCCGATCTGATCCGCCAGTTCAGTTCCGGGCAGGCCGTCCGCGTGTGGGTGCCGGCCTGCGCCACGGGCGAAGAGGCCTATTCCATCGCCATGCTGCTGTTGGAACAGATTTCCAACGCGCGAAAGGACATCAAGGTGCAGATTTTTGCATCCGATGTAGATACCAATGCGTTGGCAATCGCGCGCAACGGTGTGTATCCCGATTCCATCGCAAACGACGTGTCACGGCGGCGGCTGGAACGGTTTTTCGTCAAGGAAGACCACAGCTGCCGCGCGACGCGGGAACTGCGCGATTCCGTGGTGTTTGCAAACCAGAACATCCTGTCCGACGCGCCGTTTTCGAAACTTGATCTGGTATCCTGCCGAAACCTGTTGATCTACCTGACACCCGAGGCGCAAAAACAAGTTTTTGAAACCTTTCATTTTGCGCTGAATGATGGCGGCACGCTGTTTCTGGGAATGGCGGAAACTGTTGGCGATGATGAAGTCATGTTCAAACCGGTTTCCAAAAAATACCGGGTTTACAAACGCTCCGGCCCATCGCGTGCGCGCCATCTGTCTTTGGGAACCGTGACAGGCACGCGCGGAGGCATCGGGGCATATGCGCCTCCACCCCGGACCCTTCCGGGCGGGAGGCGTCTGGCCGAAATCAGCCAGCGGCTGCTGATCGAACGATACAGCCCCGCCGCCGCGCTTGTGAACGAAAACGGCGAGGCGCTTTATCTGGAAGGGCGCACGGACAAATATCTTAAGGTGCCATCGGGCGAAGTAAGCCGCGATCTGCTGGCAATGGCGCGAGAGGGGTTGCATGCGCGGCTGGGCAGCACCTTGCGCGCCGCGCGCGAAACCGGTGCCGAGGCCAGCGGCACAACATCCATGATGCGGGATGGCCAAAACATCACCGTCGACATGACGGCACATCCGGTGGACGTGAACGGCAGCAAACTGATCCTTGTGGCGTTCCGGGATGCAAACGCACCATCGCAAGACACAGCGCAACTGATGCACAACAGCGTCAACAACCCGCTTCTGGAACAGGAACTGGAAAAGACACGCGCCGATCTGCGCAACACGATCCGTGAATACGAACTTACCACCGAAGATCTGAAGGCCAGCAACGAAGAAGCCATGTCGATGAACGAAGAGTTTCAGTCGACAAACGAAGAGCTGGAAACATCCAAGGAAGAGCTTCAATCCCTGAACGAAGAGCTGACTACGCTGAATTCCCAACTTCAGCAAAAGATCGAGGCGGAACGGCATCTTTCCGACGATCTGAACAACCTTTTGGCCAGCTCGGGCGTTGCCACGATCTTTTTGAACCGCGAACACGAGATTATGAGGTTCACACCGACCGCGCGAGAACTGTTCAGCCTGATCAGCAAGGATCTCGGGCGCCCTATCAGCGACATCACCAGCTCAATAGATGACCAGGCCCTGTTTGAGGATATTGCGCGGGTGCGTGAAACGCTGGTTCCACGCCAGATCGAAGTGCAGGCAAAGGACGGCAAATGGTACATTCGCCGCATCCTGCCCTATTATCGCACACAGGACGAAAAAATCGATGGCGTCGTGATCACGTTCTCCGATGTTACGGCGCTGAAGGATCTGCAAAGCAAATCCATTGCATCCCAGCGTTTCGCCGAAAACATTGTGAACACAGTGCGCGAGCCGCTTTTGGTTCTGAACAGCGATCAGGTCGTGGTTTCGGCAAGCCGGTCGTTCCACAGATTGTTCCATACAAAAAATGAAAGAATTATCGGGAAAAGCCTTTTTTCACTGGCCGGCGGGCAATGGGACATACCGGAATTGCGCCGCCATCTTAACCTGGTGCTTCCCGAAAATCTTCCGATCGAAGCGTTCAGCGTGACGTTTGATATCGAAAAGATGGGCAAGCGGAGTATGGTTCTAAACGCCCGCAAAGTCGCGGATACGGAATCTGGCGATCTGATCCTGCTGGCGCTGGAAGACGTGACCGACCAAAAAGAGGTGCGGCAGGCCATGCTGGACCGAGAGGAGCGGCTAAGCGCCATTCTGAATGCGGTGCCCGAGGCGATCATTACGATCAACACCAGCGGCATCGTGACCAGTTACAGCCCGCCGTCCGCCCGGATGCTTGGATACACCAGATCGGAAATGGTCGGGCGCAACGTGAACATGCTGATGCCAGAACCCCATCACTCGGCGCATGACGGTTACATTTCTTCTTATCTGGAAACCGGCGAGGCCAAGATCATCGGCACGGGGCGCGATGTGGTCGCCAGACACAAATCCGGCAAACCCGTTCCCGTCCACTTGAAAGTGGCCGAGGTGACGATTGACGGTGAGCGGCAATTCATCGGCATCATCCGCGACCTGACGGAAGAAACCGAAAGCCGCCGGCGGCTTGAGCAAGCCCAGAAAATGGAGGCCGTGGGACAATTGACGGGCGGCATTGCCCATGATTTCAACAACTTGCTGACTGTCATTATTGGCAATATCGAGTTGCTGGAGATGCGCCCGGACGACCCCAGCAACAAAGAGATACTGAACGAAGCATTGGGGGCTGCCAACCTTGGGGCGCTGCTGGTTGGCAAATTGCTGTCATTTTCCAAACGCCAGCCCCTTACCCCCGAACGGCTTGAACTGACCACTCTGGTCAAGAACCTGCTGCCGTTTCTCAAACGGACGCTGGGCGCTCAGATCGAGATCAGAACAGGGCTGGACGGGCCTGTTGATCCTGTCATGGCCGATCCGGGCCAGATCGAAAACGCGGTGTTGAACATGGCCATCAACGCCCGCGATGCGATGCCCGATGGTGGCACGTTGAACATCCGGGCGCAGAATGTGAAGGTCGATGCCGATCACATCCCCGAAGCGACGGACCTGGCCGACGGCGATTATGTGGCCCTGTCCATCAGCGATACGGGAACCGGTATGCCGCCCGAAGTTCTGGAACGCGTATTCGAACCGTTTTTTACCACCAAGGACCAAGGTAAAGGCACCGGTCTGGGCCTGCCGATGATGCTTGGCCTTGCGCGTCAAAGCGGTGGGGATGTAACCGTCAGCAGCGAACCGGGCAAGGGCAGCATCGTCACGCTTTATCTGCCCGCGATCGACCCCGCAGAACCGGCCAAGACAGCCAAACGCAAGTCCGACTTCAAAAAGGGCGAAGCGACCGGCGAAACGATCCTGTTGGTCGAAGATGACCTGCGGGTGCGCAATCTGGCCCGCAACCGGCTGGAGCATCTGGGCTACTCAGTTATTGAGGCGGCCAACGGACCTGCGGCCCTGAAACAGTTGGAACAGTCCGATGCGATCCGGCTGATGCTGTCCGACATCACGATGCCGGGCGGAATGAATGGGTACGAACTGGCAAGAACCGCGCGTGAACTTTACCCTGATCTGCCGATTATTCTTGCCTCTGGTTTCGCGCCGGACAGTATTGAAGCCGACAAAGATGGCACTCTATATCCGCTTTTGCGCAAACCTTACGACATCAGAACTCTGGCGGCGGCCTTGCGCCAGTCCTTGGGGACGGCCGATACCTGA
- a CDS encoding DUF2267 domain-containing protein, which yields MSARGLDVIDRTVQKTYEWVNELRGRLDWSSDRDALRLLRVTLHQIRDRIHVNETAQVSAQLPVLLRGMYFEGWQPHLVPLTDRHASDFIDAIEHHVGDVMEYRGKQDIFTVFHLLNNRISTGEVNDIRANLPEDIRAMWPAP from the coding sequence ATGTCCGCCAGAGGATTGGACGTTATCGACCGGACCGTGCAGAAAACCTATGAATGGGTCAATGAACTGCGCGGCCGGCTGGACTGGAGCAGTGATCGCGATGCCTTGCGCCTGTTGCGGGTCACCTTGCACCAGATACGCGACCGCATCCATGTTAACGAAACGGCACAGGTTTCCGCACAGCTTCCGGTGTTGCTGCGCGGGATGTATTTTGAAGGCTGGCAGCCGCATCTGGTTCCGCTGACGGATCGCCACGCGTCCGATTTCATTGATGCAATCGAACATCATGTCGGTGACGTTATGGAATATCGCGGAAAACAAGACATTTTTACGGTATTCCATCTGTTGAACAACAGAATCTCGACAGGCGAGGTTAACGACATTCGCGCCAACCTGCCTGAAGATATTCGTGCTATGTGGCCAGCGCCCTGA
- a CDS encoding helix-turn-helix domain-containing protein, with translation MHLAHVSNKVLPARCKGGRTHQQVRLPFCVHSGASLFRDGDECSGLFEIVSGVMLLSRMTLAGRRCVIGFGFPGDVLGYSPGQHHISDCDAVTETKVIRHRPEMLFTGNGQMRQTLLNAALRQVEAMQGHCMVLGCVSARDRVAAFLSLLGNRIGTQAGGRIGFDLPMSRADIADYLGLTTETVSRSLTELRQAKVIAIDRVHHVKLLQPRALDALAEGESTPIRALAT, from the coding sequence ATGCATCTTGCGCACGTTTCCAATAAGGTCTTGCCAGCCCGCTGCAAAGGCGGGCGCACACACCAACAGGTCCGGTTGCCTTTTTGCGTCCATTCGGGTGCCAGCCTGTTTCGTGACGGTGATGAGTGTTCCGGTTTATTCGAAATTGTCAGCGGCGTCATGCTGCTCAGCCGAATGACACTCGCCGGTCGGCGCTGTGTTATCGGTTTCGGATTTCCCGGTGACGTTCTGGGCTACAGCCCGGGGCAGCATCACATTTCGGATTGTGACGCTGTCACCGAAACCAAGGTAATCCGCCACAGGCCCGAAATGCTATTTACTGGAAACGGCCAAATGCGCCAGACATTGCTGAATGCGGCGCTGCGTCAGGTCGAGGCGATGCAGGGTCATTGCATGGTTCTGGGCTGCGTGTCCGCGCGGGACAGGGTTGCGGCCTTTCTTTCCCTTCTGGGCAACCGCATCGGAACACAGGCTGGTGGCCGTATCGGGTTTGATCTGCCCATGTCGCGAGCCGATATTGCCGATTATCTTGGGCTGACCACTGAAACGGTCAGCCGCAGCCTGACCGAATTGCGACAGGCGAAAGTGATTGCGATTGATCGGGTGCATCACGTCAAGCTGTTACAGCCCCGCGCCCTTGATGCGCTGGCGGAAGGTGAAAGCACGCCGATCAGGGCGCTGGCCACATAG
- a CDS encoding response regulator, producing the protein MAEAHILVVDDDAKVRTLLNRYLSGEGFSVVEAENEPDALQKIENTRFDLITLDINLGQGDGFEVVRKVRQHSSVPIVMVTGKDDVIDKVVGLELGADDYITKPFHLRELMARVRTVLRRAKTAPSLLSTDDAAPPDDKGGTYADTLAFRFDGLVAIPDRFELIDRNGQNSDLTSGDFKLLTIFLDRPKRILSREQLMDLIGGQDWTPLDRAIDNQVARLRKKIERDPSNPKLIKTVRGVGYSLACDVKRSADA; encoded by the coding sequence ATGGCAGAAGCGCATATTCTGGTTGTGGATGACGATGCGAAAGTACGCACGTTGCTGAACCGTTATCTTTCAGGCGAAGGGTTTTCCGTTGTCGAGGCTGAAAATGAACCAGATGCCTTGCAGAAAATCGAAAACACGCGGTTTGATCTGATCACGTTGGATATCAATCTGGGGCAGGGCGACGGGTTTGAAGTCGTGCGCAAGGTCCGGCAGCATTCCAGTGTTCCAATCGTTATGGTCACAGGCAAGGATGACGTCATCGACAAAGTTGTAGGGCTAGAGCTGGGGGCAGATGACTACATCACGAAACCGTTTCATCTGCGCGAACTGATGGCTCGCGTCAGAACAGTGTTGCGCCGTGCCAAAACCGCGCCATCGCTGCTGTCAACGGACGACGCAGCGCCGCCCGACGACAAGGGCGGCACCTATGCAGATACACTGGCCTTCCGCTTTGACGGTCTGGTGGCGATTCCCGACAGGTTCGAACTGATCGACCGGAACGGGCAAAACAGCGATCTGACCAGCGGGGATTTCAAATTGCTGACAATCTTTCTAGATCGTCCCAAACGCATTCTGTCTCGCGAACAATTGATGGATCTGATCGGGGGGCAGGACTGGACGCCGCTAGATCGGGCGATCGACAATCAGGTGGCGCGTCTGCGCAAAAAGATCGAACGTGATCCGTCGAACCCGAAACTGATCAAGACAGTGCGCGGTGTCGGTTATTCTCTGGCATGCGACGTCAAGCGTTCTGCCGATGCCTGA
- a CDS encoding site-2 protease family protein translates to MFSGSRKILSLFGFEVKIDPSWFLIAALITWSLATGVFPTSLPGASENMYFLMALIAMLLFFASLVLHELAHALVARSFGIKITGITLFVFGGVAELAEEPPTPRSEFFTALAGPVMSIALSLGFWLMGTALSELGFAGPATAVLEYLALINLVLALFNLLPAFPLDGGRLLRALLWHRSGNLLDATRIASRSGEILAYALMGLGFLSVFSGALIGGIWQIVIGLFILAAAKSAYQKQMMTKIMSGQKVSDLMTRNVFKVTPDSTLANLVDNIMLAHRVSFVPVVENGAVLGYVDLQTVLRIDHDNWQSTHVNDLFIVQDDSNRVSPDMTAKDLLDLMNRTNTRKFLVTEGGKLRGVVSMSDMINYFALSMQVASQPGSNAAQKHRPVKTTKRRTRDQASAERLTSHARE, encoded by the coding sequence ATGTTTTCGGGATCAAGAAAAATCCTGTCTCTGTTCGGGTTCGAGGTGAAAATCGACCCAAGCTGGTTTTTGATCGCCGCTCTGATCACATGGAGCCTTGCGACGGGTGTATTTCCGACATCCTTGCCCGGCGCATCGGAAAACATGTACTTTCTGATGGCCTTGATCGCCATGCTGTTGTTTTTTGCATCTCTGGTCTTGCACGAGCTCGCACATGCTTTGGTGGCGCGAAGCTTTGGCATTAAAATCACCGGGATAACCCTGTTCGTGTTCGGCGGCGTTGCCGAACTTGCGGAAGAACCGCCAACGCCACGATCCGAATTCTTCACTGCTTTGGCCGGTCCGGTCATGAGTATTGCACTGTCCCTTGGGTTCTGGCTTATGGGCACGGCCCTATCTGAGCTTGGTTTTGCCGGTCCTGCCACGGCGGTGCTTGAATATCTTGCACTGATCAATCTGGTTCTTGCGCTGTTCAACCTGCTTCCAGCCTTTCCGTTGGATGGCGGGCGCCTGTTGCGGGCTTTGCTTTGGCACCGCAGCGGCAACCTGCTTGACGCAACACGCATTGCGTCCCGATCCGGCGAAATCCTTGCCTATGCGCTGATGGGGCTGGGGTTCCTGTCCGTGTTCAGCGGCGCCTTGATCGGCGGCATATGGCAAATCGTGATCGGCCTTTTCATTCTGGCAGCCGCCAAAAGCGCCTATCAGAAACAAATGATGACAAAAATCATGTCAGGCCAGAAAGTCAGCGATCTGATGACGCGGAACGTTTTCAAGGTGACACCGGACAGCACGCTGGCCAACCTGGTCGACAATATTATGCTGGCCCATCGTGTAAGTTTTGTTCCGGTGGTCGAGAACGGTGCAGTGTTGGGCTATGTCGATCTGCAAACCGTCCTGCGGATCGACCATGACAACTGGCAATCAACCCATGTTAATGATTTGTTCATCGTCCAAGACGACAGCAACAGGGTTTCACCGGACATGACGGCCAAAGACCTTCTGGATTTGATGAACCGGACCAACACACGCAAGTTTCTTGTCACGGAGGGCGGGAAACTGCGTGGCGTAGTTTCGATGAGCGACATGATCAACTATTTTGCGCTGTCCATGCAGGTCGCCAGCCAGCCAGGCAGTAACGCGGCACAAAAGCATCGCCCGGTTAAGACCACCAAACGTCGCACGCGCGATCAGGCATCGGCAGAACGCTTGACGTCGCATGCCAGAGAATAA
- a CDS encoding universal stress protein, translated as MENSTILFAISKECPDADLSRILEAARVQSVHVAVLIVGEMPQIPIYSYGAPPYGTTVIPEDWQNEARTEQDALNAKTDAVEALLKRHDVSGDITIVCSEPSLTASSVARRAMLCDLAIASDDLRKKDDLYRQVVHGILFQSPTGVILNSGAGAALAPKHVLVAWNASLQCARAVHQSLAILRQSDAVTVAVFDPEMSEFQDGENPGSDVAKWLTHHGCNVTVQQLPSGGREIGDCILEQSRQTGADLIVMGGYGHSRLREGIFGGTTRTLVQQTEQPVFLAH; from the coding sequence ATGGAAAACAGCACAATTCTGTTTGCGATCAGCAAAGAGTGCCCCGATGCCGATCTGTCCAGAATTCTGGAAGCGGCACGCGTGCAGTCTGTGCACGTGGCCGTCCTGATTGTGGGAGAGATGCCTCAAATTCCGATTTATTCCTATGGGGCGCCGCCCTATGGCACCACAGTTATTCCCGAAGACTGGCAAAACGAGGCGCGGACGGAACAGGACGCGCTGAATGCAAAGACAGACGCAGTTGAAGCGCTGTTAAAGCGCCATGACGTGTCGGGTGACATCACGATTGTATGTTCCGAACCGTCTTTGACCGCCAGTTCGGTAGCGCGGCGGGCGATGTTATGTGATCTGGCGATTGCCTCGGATGACCTACGCAAGAAAGACGATCTTTACCGCCAGGTTGTGCACGGCATCCTGTTCCAGTCGCCGACTGGCGTCATCCTGAACAGTGGTGCCGGGGCGGCACTAGCTCCCAAACATGTGCTTGTCGCATGGAACGCAAGCCTGCAATGTGCCCGCGCTGTCCATCAGTCACTTGCGATCCTGCGTCAGAGCGATGCCGTTACCGTTGCAGTCTTTGATCCGGAGATGAGCGAATTTCAGGATGGTGAAAACCCGGGATCAGACGTTGCCAAGTGGCTTACGCATCATGGCTGCAACGTTACGGTGCAACAGCTTCCCAGCGGCGGCCGCGAGATAGGCGATTGCATTCTGGAGCAATCCCGACAAACCGGCGCCGATTTGATCGTGATGGGCGGATACGGCCATTCGCGACTGCGCGAAGGTATTTTTGGCGGCACCACCCGCACTCTTGTCCAGCAGACTGAACAGCCTGTGTTTCTGGCGCATTAA
- a CDS encoding Crp/Fnr family transcriptional regulator, whose translation MLRAEELVHFDRFLATPCGSKDVRNLLMQLHPRLHECRAEAGEIIAHEGDTGSFFVVVVQGWIALTKVMDGGETAIFDLMLDGDASLIAAGRGSRLPYSVEALSDVRFFMFNDKMIDGPEPEAASLRRYMRTANTALLARTSELLLRIGHGNAETRVAYALIELFLRLEAIGRTNGFQFHIPMTQRQLGQFTGLSNVHVCRTLRRFCRKNLVKTEGRTDIEITDIHSICALAGVDLDDLRDEILPRVAV comes from the coding sequence ATGTTGAGAGCCGAAGAACTTGTTCATTTTGACAGATTTCTTGCCACACCGTGCGGCAGCAAGGATGTGCGAAACCTTTTGATGCAACTGCACCCGCGGCTGCACGAATGTCGCGCCGAAGCCGGTGAAATCATAGCCCATGAAGGAGACACAGGCAGTTTCTTTGTCGTGGTCGTGCAGGGCTGGATTGCGCTGACCAAAGTGATGGACGGCGGAGAAACTGCCATTTTCGATTTGATGCTGGATGGCGATGCTTCGCTGATTGCGGCAGGGCGCGGCAGCAGATTGCCCTACAGCGTCGAAGCCCTGAGCGATGTGCGGTTTTTCATGTTCAATGATAAAATGATCGACGGTCCCGAACCCGAGGCCGCGTCTTTGCGCCGCTATATGCGTACCGCAAACACTGCCCTTTTGGCGCGCACGTCGGAACTGTTGCTGCGTATCGGGCACGGCAACGCGGAAACCCGCGTCGCCTATGCGCTGATCGAACTTTTTCTGAGGCTGGAAGCCATAGGAAGAACCAACGGATTCCAATTTCATATTCCGATGACGCAAAGGCAATTGGGTCAGTTTACCGGCCTTTCGAACGTGCATGTATGCCGTACGTTGCGGCGGTTCTGCCGCAAAAATCTGGTTAAAACCGAAGGGCGGACAGACATCGAGATCACGGATATCCACAGTATCTGCGCGCTGGCGGGCGTTGATCTGGACGATCTTCGCGACGAGATTCTGCCGCGCGTGGCCGTATGA
- a CDS encoding CBS domain-containing protein gives MRDVHQIMQSDVTIITPDTTAQAVAALMQARNIGFVPVCENRRPVGVVTDRDIVLRLMCRTGLGADMSVGQIMSEPVITCRADDSISHGAGIMGDYQIRRLIVCDDDGQIVGILSLGDIARDVCEKTAGETLGEIVEFR, from the coding sequence GTGCGCGATGTTCACCAAATCATGCAATCCGATGTTACCATCATTACGCCCGACACAACGGCGCAGGCGGTTGCAGCGCTTATGCAGGCCAGAAACATAGGGTTTGTACCGGTCTGCGAAAACCGCCGGCCCGTTGGCGTTGTCACTGACCGCGATATTGTACTGCGCCTAATGTGCCGGACCGGGCTGGGCGCTGACATGTCGGTCGGCCAGATTATGTCAGAGCCGGTTATCACTTGTCGCGCGGATGACAGCATTTCCCACGGCGCCGGCATCATGGGGGATTACCAGATCCGGCGCCTGATTGTGTGCGATGACGATGGTCAGATCGTTGGCATCTTGTCGCTGGGCGATATTGCCCGCGACGTGTGCGAAAAAACCGCCGGTGAGACCTTGGGAGAAATCGTAGAGTTCAGATAG